The following are encoded in a window of Kaistia algarum genomic DNA:
- a CDS encoding ABC transporter substrate-binding protein, whose protein sequence is MTKPTLRKLAFGAIASFGTLLAAALPSLAQAADCPSGLPLSQPGKLVMSINATIPPTQYVDKDGKLVGLNVDLGNEIAKRLCLEPVFQNVSFEVQIPGLQTKRWDMINTGLYYNEDRVKIMQLVPYQVDALALIVADGNPLGVKSAEDLAGKVVGVEIGGFEEKKLREINDEQVKAGKPAMDIRVFNTYGDTFLALGAGQIAAVFAGDSVGKYYQEQGKFTMAVTGLYPGSPGAFATIEPALAEAVVGALNAMLADGTYAKLMDKTGATKIDAWPQWKGTFAYYFKP, encoded by the coding sequence ATGACGAAACCGACCCTGAGGAAGCTAGCGTTCGGCGCTATTGCGTCGTTCGGCACGCTGCTGGCCGCGGCCTTGCCGTCGCTAGCGCAAGCGGCCGACTGTCCGTCGGGCCTGCCCTTGTCACAGCCCGGCAAGCTGGTGATGTCGATCAACGCCACCATCCCGCCGACCCAATATGTCGACAAGGACGGCAAGCTCGTGGGCCTCAATGTCGATCTCGGCAACGAGATCGCGAAGCGGCTTTGCCTCGAGCCGGTGTTCCAGAATGTGAGCTTCGAGGTGCAGATCCCCGGCCTGCAGACCAAGCGCTGGGACATGATCAATACCGGCCTCTATTACAACGAGGACCGGGTCAAGATCATGCAGCTGGTGCCCTATCAGGTCGATGCGCTGGCACTCATCGTCGCCGACGGCAACCCGCTCGGCGTCAAGTCGGCCGAGGACCTGGCCGGCAAGGTGGTCGGCGTCGAGATCGGCGGCTTCGAGGAAAAGAAGCTGCGCGAGATCAACGACGAGCAGGTGAAGGCCGGCAAGCCGGCCATGGATATCCGCGTCTTCAACACCTATGGCGACACGTTCCTCGCTCTGGGCGCAGGCCAGATCGCGGCGGTATTCGCGGGTGACTCGGTCGGCAAATATTACCAGGAGCAGGGCAAGTTCACGATGGCGGTCACCGGCCTCTATCCAGGCAGCCCGGGCGCCTTCGCCACCATCGAGCCGGCATTGGCCGAGGCGGTTGTCGGCGCGCTGAACGCCATGCTGGCGGACGGTACCTACGCGAAGCTGATGGACAAGACGGGCGCGACCAAGATCGACGCCTGGCCGCAGTGGAAGGGCACGTTCGCCTATTACTTCAAGCCCTGA